The Coffea arabica cultivar ET-39 chromosome 6e, Coffea Arabica ET-39 HiFi, whole genome shotgun sequence genome contains the following window.
CTGTTGTCTTCTGCACCTCATTAATATCCATCTCTTCGGCCCTTCCCTTATCTGTCTGATTCTCATCATTTCCTTTCCTAAAATCTTCCTTTTTCCCTGACGAGAATTCCTTATGTCTATGTTCCAGATTCTCCTTAGCCTTGGGGTTTAAAAGTACCATCTCTCCATCTTTAAAACCCCAATGGTTCTTCTCCGAGTTAAACTTGCTTTGGTGTTCCTTTTGGGGTGATGGTTTTCCTGTATTTGCTCTCAACCACGGACCATACTGATGTTCCTGCTTACCTTTACTAATCTGTATAATTGCCTTGCATGACTTTTCTCCATGTCCAACTACACCACATTTATAGCAGAAATCTGGACAGCGCTCATATCTGAAATTCAACCACTTCAACACTCCATTCACTTTAACGGTTGTTCCCCTTAGTAGAGGTAGTGAGATATCTAGCATCACCAAAAGCTTTAAAtgtcttccttcctttcctccTACTTGAGGCACTAGAACATCCCTTACTTCATGAAACACTGCACCAATTTTCCTccccgtttcttttgttatcCAGTGCACGGGAAGATTCCAGACTTGCACCCACATAGGGGCTAGGTCAAAGGCAGCTGTATCATCCTCTATACCTTCATTCCAATGTTTCATAACCAGAATTTGGTTGTCCATGACCCAAGGACCTCCTCCTACGATCCTATCTCTGTCCTCCCTGTTCGGAATATAAAACTGAAACAAGTTTGGGCCCAGTTCTATGATTCTCAGATTCCTTGGATACCCCCAAGCTGAATTCACGAAGTTCTTTACTCCTACAAAATTAACCACTTTCTCACCTCTGATTCTACCCACTAGACTTAACTGGCATTCAAGTATACCTCTATCTATCTCTTCGCTTCCTAGGTCTGTACCCTCCAATTCTTTCTCTGATAGAGCAAACTTGCTGATCGCATCTGCCAGTTCTTCCGCCATAAGGTCTATACAGATTCTAAAGAATAAACCCTGCTATCACTACTGAGACCAGGACAAGTCAAACAAGGCCAAAAACAAAGGAGGCCATCACAAGCAGGCGAGACACACAACTCAGAAAAGAACTACCTTCCTAAATATGAAAATAAAACAGAGAAATAAGTAGAAAAACACTTACGACCTtcttaaagatttttttttttttttaaaagtttttccttattataaaagaaaaaaaccagAAGGGCTGActgaggcaaaaaaaaaaaacccagaaCCTTTAACAGAAATGATAACAGCAACTGAGGACTGTAGGATTAATGGCTATGAAGTTACCTGCCAGCGCACCTACGTCTTCCATGGAGTCTGTTTCCTCGGACCATACAAACAAAGATCACTACTGCATGCAGAAATCCGACAAAAGCTAACACTGTGGCGTAAGCTTTCCACAAGCTGGGAGACAGGATTATCTCACAGATCACTATTTTGCTGATGCACTCTAAAAAGTTCGCTAATCTTAACTAACTCTCAGCGCTACAAAGTGGGGAATGTCTAGATCTTGGGATTGTCTGTGTGTGTTTGCGGAAATTGTGAGGGAATTTTAGAAGGATTTTGAAAAGATTTGAAACTCTCAAGACTGAGAGACTCGCGCTCTTATCTAGAGAGAGAAACCCTTAAATTTCAATTGGCTGATGTAATTGTTGGCAGCTCACATTCTCCCATATTGAATAGACCAGCCTCCAAAGTCTTGTCCCCTCAACTTCTACATCTACGTCAGGGACAAGACGAGGACAAAACGAGAACTCATCGGTTCATAGAATTCCTCACGCAATTTCTTTGCTACTGATTTGGCAGGAAGCAACTCAACATTAGAGCGACGGAGGGGCGACGAGAGGAACTTTTTGCCAGTTTAGGCAAACAACACGGCATGTGTTTCGATTgacattatttattaagaaaattatTTATTCATATTATGAATATAATTTTCAgcatacttttttttatttcatatatatcacattgtaaaaaatattgtaataattattttaaataatatttcaagtaaTTGACATTGTTTCAGAAAATTTTAGAGCTTTAAGGTCGCGCAAGATATCTCTGGAATTTCTTTTGCTTGCTGCTATATACTTTGATCATTAGGTTTATTCAATCAAACAATTGAATTTAAACAATTTCATGTAGCAATATGCTATGTTTAGGtatttttgtgaatttctttttcaagtttcatttatttgttaatatattaatttgtgtgttcttttcctttttcttccccGTTTTTCCTACACTACAATTTGAAGCGATCCCCTGGAAAGAGGGGTGAAGTGTTCTACTCATTAGTTATTTTGCTCTAAATTAAGTTTTATTGATTacacttttttctttctttagctaAAAGCAGTTTTGAAGTGTTCTACTAATTAGTATTTTTGCTCTTATTAGGTTGCGAAAAAGTGAAAATTGAGGCGACGtctctttgaaaaaaaaaaaaaaccattaccTTGTCCAAACATTTAACACGAATTCATGATTTTAACTTTTAATAGATCAGAAAATAATGAACTTTTCCTTTAATAAAGTCCACAAAAGGAAGGTAGCAAGAAAACAATAGAAGCTTATGATGACAACAAGTCCTGTCTAATATTAACACATCTTAATTCAGACTTAATCAAAATATTTTTCCGATTAATTGATAAGAAAAatctgtttccttttttttaaaaaaagctaAATCTTATATGCTAATTTATTCACAGAGTGGGGGGCCATGCATACTTTAGTCTCTGATTTCAATTACTATCCTCTAACCATTTCAGAATGCCAGCAAACGGTGGTCTCAAGAAGTGATTTAAAAAAGGATGCTATTTTACCCGATCAAAGTCTAAGCGCAGCCTTCCAACTTGCtgataaaaaagataaaaatgaaagtcaaTACACGCAACAGCTACTCGTTTTTCCTAGCTAATCATGCCTATATAAGCCCTGTATAATCATAGCTTTAGTACCACAACTCAAAAGTATTCAATAACAGACCTTATtcaggaaaacatatttcaaaacttcaaatcaaTTGATCATCAGAAATCAAGACAAAGGAAGTGTAGCTTCAAGAAATGGCAGCTAAAAGCAACGTCACAAATGATCTCAGCCGTGCCGATTTTGGAGAGGACTTCATCTTTGGAAGTGCATCGGCTGCTTATCAGGTAAATTAAGTCTTGTTCCTGCTTAATTATTGTGAACAATATAGGTTTTACAAATTTAATATTGCTACTTCTTGTAGTCAGTGGCGGAAGTAAGGGTGCAGGGAGGGGCAAGTGTCCCTTAAGAATTTACAAAATTCTTTTGTATACCtttaaaaaatttgaagattTTCACACATATCTTTGTAAAATTTAGATCGTGCCCGcttaaaattttagaaattcttttatatcctcttaaaaaattaatattttcactTATACCTTCGACCAACTTATCTTTGCCCCCTAAGCTTTTTGTAAAAGATGCAAGATAGCTCCTTTGGGGCCCAACATCCCCGCCCCaacacccccaaaaaaaaagggaaagcttAGTTCACGGTTCCGGCAGTGACTGTAGTGCAGATGTCTTGTTTGCGTGAGACAATTATTATCTGATTTTAATACAACATTCAATTttacatgaaaaagaaaagttataTAAGTCCTGCTAATTTTGGAGATAGTTTAACAAGTCATGGATTGGTTAAAAATTGAacgttttcttgttttcacaattttttccttttgtggGTGATAGATGGAAGGTGCTGCAGAAGAAGGTGGTAGAGGCCCTAGTATATGGGACAAATTTACTGAACAAAGACCTGATAAAGTGGTCGATGGAAGTAATGGAAATGTGGCTATTGATCAATATCATCGTTACAAGGTAAAGCTTTTCAACTTATAAAGTACCGTGATCTATATATGATTACTAAAATGAGAAACTTATACAAATTAAAGGATGCATGAATGGTTGAATATtaaatttgagtgaaaaatgggCACGACCATTTAGTGCTACTAATATTCAAGCTTTTCAATAGTGCAGGAAGATGTCCAAATGATGAAGAAAATTGGCTTGGATGCATACCGATTTTCAATCTCCTGGTCTAGAGTACTGCCTGGTAAGCAAGAAGAATACAATAGTCaaacaagagaaaaatgaaCATTTGAAATATCTTCACGCAAATATACTAGGACAAAATCTAAGGCACACATGTTATACTTTCAACCACAAACGAGCACTTGAATAAGAAGCCTCTGACCCAAACTGAAATAACAGGTGGAAGACTAAATGCTGGTGTGAACAAAGAAGGAATACAGTACTACAACAATCTTATCGATGAGCTCTTGGCAAATGGtgagttcttttttatttgttttttatgGAAGTTCAATAAAAAGTCTCCCAAGGTATTGGCAGGAATTGTGTGGAAGGCATTTCCTATACATTACTTTTTATTGCTAAGAGTACAAAAAAAAGTGTGTTTTTTATGAAAGTCGTAAATTTTGCGACAAAAGAAGCTCAAAAATTTCACTTTCTAGGTAATTTAAGCGTCCAAACATAGcattagccttttttttttctttttttgggagtCGAATTAACCCCATGCAATATAAACACACTATTGCAGGTATCAAGCCTTTTGTGACTCTTTTCCACTGGGATGTACCCCAAACTTTGGAAGATGAATATGGCGGTTTCCTCTGTCGGAGAATAGTGTAAGTGGTGTAATTCGGTCTTATATAATTTCATCAACTGTTTAATAACATATTGCTCCATATTAAATACATGAAATATGTGACAAGGGAGCAGGAAGTTTCATAGgctatgagagagagagagagaagattCGTATACCATGTTCGTAGCCATCAGGTGATTAGGACATTACACTAAACTAAATTTAAACTAATGCAAATGGCGCATTGTATATAGGAGTAGGTAAGGAGATATATCAAAAGTGATCTACTCAGCACGAAAGCTAAATGTTGATATACAATTCGGAGTACCCAACTGGCAATTTAGCCTACATAATTGTTCCATATGAAATTCTTTTCTCTAACTTTATATTTACCTTCTCTGGACTAATAATTTCTTTCTGGACAGTGATATACTTCCCTTGACTATTTTTTTGTTAGGCATGTCATGTCTCCCTCCTCAGCTAATTGTATAGTAAGCCTACTAATGTAAAGTATTTTACTCAGGAAATAGTATTTAAAATGTTAATTAGGGCAGCTTTGAACAATAATATATCTGAAAGGCTAATCTTAGCTACTAATAAGCGGTAAAACCTTCATTTGTGCATTAGATCAAGGAAGCCTAATATATTCCTATGTGTTTACAAATTTTTAGATCTTTTATGTGATTGTATCTGATAAGTCTACTCCATCCAACAGGGATGACTTTCGCGAATTTGCTGAGTTATGTTTTTGGGAATTCGGTGATCGTGTGAAACATTGGATCACATTGAATGAGCCATGGACTTTTGCCTATAATGGCTACACCACTGGTGGCCATGCACCTGGTAGGGGTATATCCACAGCCGAACATATCAAAGACGGCAATACTGGACACAGATGCAACCATCTATTTTCAGGCATTCCTGTGGATGGTAATCCTGGCACAGAGCCATACTTGGTAGCACACCATTTGCTACTTGCTCATGCTGAAGCTGTAAAAGTGTACCGTGAAACCTTTAAGGTAGGCTATTTAGCTAGATGAAATTCTAAGATTGCAAAATAATTTGACATGTAAGTTACATCTAAAGTCCAGGAAAAGTTCGATATCGATGTTTAGTTGTAATATTTTTGCAGGGTCAAGAAGGGAAGATAGGAATAACCCTAGTGTCACAATGGTGGGAGCCTCTTAATGATACTCCACAGGACAAGGAAGCGGTTGAGCGGGCGGCTGATTTTATGTTCGGATGGTATATATATGCCACAATCGCTAGTTTCAATATGCAAGCTATAGCCAATTGAAGGGAAAAACAAATTTATGATATTATTGATCTAATACAAATCAGTTAGAGCTTTGATATAACATAAAACTTTGGTTGCTTTTGATTATCTAATGCTTCCTTCATATGCAGGTTTATGTCACCAATAACCTATGGTGACTATCCAAAAAGGATGAGGGATATCGTGAAGTCACgtcttccaaaattttcaaaagaagaGAGCCAAAATCTGAAAGGATCATTTGATTTTCTTGGATTGAATTATTATACTTCTATATATGCTAGTGATGCATCCGGGACCAAAAGTGAACTTTTAAGCTATGTCAATGATCAACAAGTTAAGACTCAAAGTAAGTTCTTGGAATTCTCTAGTCGTTGATCGTTTTCTTGCtcgccttcttcttcttcttcttttcaaacCTAATTCTTACTTTTCTTTCATTCCGGAAAATTTTACAGCCGTAGGTCCTGATGGCAAAACAGACATCGGCCCCAGGGTAAGAAAAACACTAATTTCGGATGTGTCCAGGCATTGGCTAAAAATATAAGAATCCATGCATTTCTAGTTGTAGTGATTTGCCAATCTTTGGTATATTAATAAGATTTGTGACGTATATATTATCAATGCTCTGCAACTAACCAATTTTATATGATCTAATTTCAGGCTGGTTCTGCATGGCTGTACATTTATCCCCTTGGGATTTACAAGCTCTTACAATATGTAAAAACACATTATAATAGTCCGCTCATTTATATTACTGAAAATGGTAATCAATGGGAGAGTTTTAGGGTTTTCATCAATTAAAAACAACATGGATTACAAGAAATATGAAAATTGACAAACTTTATTTCCCTTTTTTGATAGGTGTTGATGAGGTAAATGATCCTGGTCTTACTGTCTCAGAAGCTCGTATTGATAAGACAAGGATCAAATATCATCATGATCATCTTGCATATGTGAAACAAGCTATGGATGTGTAAGTTTCCAAGATGAGGGATTTGGTATTCCAAATTTGGACTAATTTGTGTGCATATTGTAaactttggtttttttttatttgcgtTTTGCAGAGACAAAGTCAATGTCAAGGGTTACTTTATATGGTCATTACTCGACAACTTTGAATGGTCTGAGGGTTATACAGCTCGTTTTGGGATTATTCATGTAAACTTCAAAGATAGAAATGCAAGATATCCAAAGAAGTCAGCTTTATGGTTCATGAACTTCCTCGCCAAGAGCAATCTATCTCcaacaaagacaaccaagagggcaCTTGACAATGGAGGATTAGCTGATCTAGAAAACCCTAAGAAGAAGATCCTCAAAACTTGAGCAGTTTTCAAACATGTCGCAtgatgtattttttaattttatcaagaatTAGTTCAATAATTTTAATGTTTAAGTTGCAGCTTAAATTAGGCTTGTTTTGAGATAAAAGATTGAACCATTTAGTAAACCTTCTTACAAAATTGGGAAAATGATcggtttcatccttcacatttcacaaaaatattcttttcgtccctcacttttaaaatgaagcaatttcgtccttgacatttaaaaactaaaattattacatccctgaacccaaattttaatctgaatcaaaccaccaatcaacttgattacaaattttggggtgtaattggtagatcacttgggtaactcaacttgatattcatgtaaaatttaatgaacctaaaaagaaaaaagaaaaaattataatataaaaaagaaagattaattttttctacATTATCATTGTATAAACTGACAGTTTTATGTACCGCcatatcattttaatttaaatttaagcaccaaattctatatttatgatacacatATAGATTCGCAAGCGGATATACTAATGgtgcatgaaaagatttatcaaaaaaaaaaaactctactattccaagacaaagaatggccttttatgttataatttttatttttttggtttaataaatgtcatgtgaatacGATGAAGTTGACCGAatgatctatcaattctattttCGAAATTTATTACTAGGTTATTAGATGATTTGATTTAGATTGAAAATTAGATTCAGGGATgtaatagttttaatttttaaatgtcgggcacgaatttgcttcattttaaaagtgagggacgaaaagaatatttttgcgaaatgtgagggatgaaacagATCATTTTCCCTACAAAATTTAATGGTTTGTAATCTGGTTACATTTAATAAAATGTTCCACTATTTACTCTAACTTGTGCCTTATATATCTTGAAGTATTGGGCTATcgatttctttgtttcttgccCGGGATCCCCCATCTATTTCTGTTTTCTTGAAATGTACGACAGCAAATGTAATGAATTCTCGAAGGAAAAGTTTTCTCTCATCTTATGTCACGCTAGTATACAACAAAAAGATTTTTTGATTTCCCCTGATAAGTATCCTAGTTATCAGTTTGATCTCAcagtgttttatttctttttccaagGTAACCTTACTACTTTTACGGATATATCAAAATTGCTCACCAATTGGTGTCAACCAAAGACACACCCCTAAATGGGAAGacacaaaaagacaaaaaaatatCTTGATCTAGTTTCCAAGCTATAACAGTTCCCATTTTTCTTTGTATCTTTTAACTGTCTTCCAGCTAACAATCTGAACAATCTGAAAATTGGCTTGATTTCTTGCCCTCTAAATAGTATAgggtaaaatacataaaacccccctgtggttaagAAAATTGACACGAAACTTTTTCATTGTTTAGAAACACCCACTTAACCTCCCTGTGCTTTGGACTTCTTAGGATTTTACTTGCTGACCGGCTGGGAAGCTAGCGAGTAATATTAACGCGATCTAATGGTCACTATTGTGACTAGAAGAAACTcgttttcatttcaattttgcCCTCCATGTCTCTTACAAATGAAACCCACCATAGCTGTAGTTCTGCAAATGGAAAAAATGGACAGAGAAATacaaaactaagacaaaaaaAGGTCAGAGTTTGAAAAAAACGCAAGGCTGAATTGGCAAATTTTGAGCACACCAAGTTTGGACTTTgcacaagaaaaaaagaaatggtgTTAGCAAGCTCCAGATTGAAGTAGTGATTGCTAGAATGGCAGCAGTAACTGTAAGGAAAGAACAACAACTCACTAACTACTTTACCTGTCTCTTAAAATATTTCTCCTTTCTTCATCCAAATGGCGGTAATATTGTACTAACCAGAATTACTACCGGTGAAGTAGATTAACAAAATCTTCCGGACACAAGTGGAGACCAATCAGTGGCCAGCTGATTTATAAAATGAATGAACAAGGCAAGACGAAAAAGAGACAAACTTAAGAGGAAATTTACAATAGCTTTGGTatcaaaggaagaagaagagagaaaaaaaaaactaaagagtTCTCTCCTCTGCCCACACCCAAGAAAGTCCCAGTGGGCACTGCAGTGGCCCCCCACCACCACCAAAACAAGAGTAAAGAGACAGACCAATCAGTAGCCTAGCAGGCGGCAGCAAAGAAAGGGGAAAGGGTTGCAGACAGCCAGCAATCAGGTTGCTCCGATAGTCCCTCTTTCTTCCCACCCATGGctgaaagaagaagaagcagcgGCAGCAGCAatgaatcatcatcatcatcaggtGCAACAGCAGCAGCAGTGTGCAGAATACCGAATGACCACCTCTTCTCCATCTTGTTGCGTCTTCCAATAGACTCAATCCTCTGCTTTGGTATGACTTGCAGAAGATTGAGGTCTCTTACTCACTCCGACGCTCTCTGGGAATCCATCTGCGGGCCGACTGGGGTTCAAAATAtcccaatttttttcaaataaaacttCTTTTACCAAGTTTCAAAATATCCCCAACAATTTACTACCAAAACACCTACCATCAAACAAATCAACTCCTCTGAAATTAAGGGTTCAAATATGAGATTACCTGGTTAATAGCTATGCTCGATTCGTTGCAACCCTCACCGATCTGTACAGAAACGCCGATCGATCTTCACTATAACTCAGACCGATCTGTATAGAAACACCTCTTTCTTGGTTGTAGATTTAGGGTTTCTCTCTCTACACATGAAGTACCCTCAAGATTTACTAATTGCATCTGTACCTTTTCAGATATTATAAATGagggtatttttgatatttCATATTGTTACTGGCTTTCCAGCCGGTTAGCAGGTAAAATCCTAAGAAGTTCAAAGCACATGGAGGTTAAGTGGGTGTTTCTAAACAATGAGGAAGTTTCGTGTCAATTTTCTTAACCATAGGGGGGTTTTATGTATTTCACCCAAATAGTATATAAAAAAGTAACCAGTACTATACTGCAAATTTCAGCTCTAAACGAAGGCCTCTGCAAACTATTACTATTTCATCTAATTTGTAGCATCATGTTGCATATCATACATTCAATTCACTGCCAAGGGCACCACCTAAAGATGAGCAATTATGGAACCTTAAATGTTGTTATATAGCACTCAAATTTAATCTTTTATTAATAATCATATTAGCCACTTTTTAAAATCAAGACCTTCCTCAAAATTTCCTTATCCTTTATCATTTTCAAGTTTAAATTCTCCGCAATCTTAACATCTTAGTTCAGGAGAACAAACAACAATCATCTGATCTTCTTAATTTTCAAGTCATTATTTTCAATTCTTGTTACTCTTCCATACAGCATGCTCCTGAACAGCGATTTTGTCGGTACAGAGTTCTACAAAAACGGTCTTCTAGGAAAATAGTTGCTCGATTAGGGACCTGTCCCTCATGGCTTGAAATCCCCTGTTCCCAAAGTAGTTTCTGTTCCCTCTATCCTTTATTTGTACAGCTGCCACGTGTCTCTAACCTTTTGTTAACCCAAACTCAAATAAACCGATAATAATCGGTTTACAAGTTTTGTTAACCCaaactcaaacaaaataaagaagAGTTTTAATTGATTTCTATGTTTATGATCAACAAGacttttttgttaaaaagaaaataaaaagaagtttTGAATTAtctgttttaattgattttgagtAAACTTGTCAACGGATTATTATCGGTTTGCTTGAGTTTGGGTTAACAAAACTTGTAAACCAATTATTATCGATTTATTTGAGTTTGGGTTAACAAAAGGCTAGAGACACATGGCAGAAATAAGAAACAGAGGGGACATAGACTACTTTGGGGACAGAGGATTTGAAGCCGTCCCTCAAAGAGTTaattgacgggtattttacatacgtgcaagctaaaaaataccgaattacacccgttcactgcaagtatacagatcaactagtagtttagggtatatatcgggtcgatcccacaaggaagagtgaacaattaccggtattactaaagcttctctattatttagactatcaatgaattataacaaatttatcctactgaaattatacaaaatgacaaatgaaagctccttaggttatggtatccctaactactcatgcaagtgctatatttggatcattaattactacatctaagctagttatagtgtaatttccttaaacatgtgaaacctactttcgtagtgaatcaactatactcataactaatccatacctattctcatggttatgaaattagctacaagttcatttcttcagtgaaattacatgaaatgaatcactaaaaaccacataggtgcacctctactttcgtgagtgtactccatatgtttagcacttcttgaactaatgttaaatctcaattttcattgtagaaataacaccttagataatcacaattaatggtaccagattaatcatgatttaaagagctaaaatactaaataacttgctcaaatcatagcaatcaaataaccaaataataaacactaacaatcatagaaagttcaaccaaacccaaggtataaactttagaaacacataatgaacacaaaatccagaacttgtatattaactaaacttggaatcaaatacaaaagataaagagtttggaaggaatacaacccttgtcacatgagctttcttccttgccttcttcatcctccatcttcatcctaatctagataataaacaagaatggaaagctacactactctatactaagctaaactaacactagggagatgaaagagctacatttctgcaacttcaagcttctcccgtatgtctctctatttttctgctatgaactccccATCTCTCCATTCTCCTCTTTTCttcaatgaatttggctatttaatgatgaaaggtggtcaagaaatgaagctttacactttctccttacagctggtaatgtttctcacatgtctagcatcccatgtgagttggtggaggtgaaattgagttttccgcgtaaaaagcagccttctctgaccacaatccggccaggaatccggccacaaatccggccaaattcaggccggattgctacagtaaatctgggctgctacagtgatccgagctgctacagtacctcggatccgtatggatccgagctcggatccactaacccagaaacagccgagggttcggatgaatagtggatccgagtgtggatcacttgctctgtttttggcccaacttcaaccgatcttttcttgatgttagaggctgaaccagctcatgtgtaaaacacgaaagttgtagccttttgagttatctttccaatgcatcaagaatcacctcatttggat
Protein-coding sequences here:
- the LOC113697538 gene encoding raucaffricine-O-beta-D-glucosidase-like isoform X1, producing MAAKSNVTNDLSRADFGEDFIFGSASAAYQMEGAAEEGGRGPSIWDKFTEQRPDKVVDGSNGNVAIDQYHRYKEDVQMMKKIGLDAYRFSISWSRVLPGGRLNAGVNKEGIQYYNNLIDELLANGIKPFVTLFHWDVPQTLEDEYGGFLCRRIVDDFREFAELCFWEFGDRVKHWITLNEPWTFAYNGYTTGGHAPGRGISTAEHIKDGNTGHRCNHLFSGIPVDGNPGTEPYLVAHHLLLAHAEAVKVYRETFKGQEGKIGITLVSQWWEPLNDTPQDKEAVERAADFMFGWFMSPITYGDYPKRMRDIVKSRLPKFSKEESQNLKGSFDFLGLNYYTSIYASDASGTKSELLSYVNDQQVKTQTVGPDGKTDIGPRAGSAWLYIYPLGIYKLLQYVKTHYNSPLIYITENGVDEVNDPGLTVSEARIDKTRIKYHHDHLAYVKQAMDVDKVNVKGYFIWSLLDNFEWSEGYTARFGIIHVNFKDRNARYPKKSALWFMNFLAKSNLSPTKTTKRALDNGGLADLENPKKKILKT
- the LOC113697538 gene encoding raucaffricine-O-beta-D-glucosidase-like isoform X2, coding for MMKKIGLDAYRFSISWSRVLPGGRLNAGVNKEGIQYYNNLIDELLANGIKPFVTLFHWDVPQTLEDEYGGFLCRRIVDDFREFAELCFWEFGDRVKHWITLNEPWTFAYNGYTTGGHAPGRGISTAEHIKDGNTGHRCNHLFSGIPVDGNPGTEPYLVAHHLLLAHAEAVKVYRETFKGQEGKIGITLVSQWWEPLNDTPQDKEAVERAADFMFGWFMSPITYGDYPKRMRDIVKSRLPKFSKEESQNLKGSFDFLGLNYYTSIYASDASGTKSELLSYVNDQQVKTQTVGPDGKTDIGPRAGSAWLYIYPLGIYKLLQYVKTHYNSPLIYITENGVDEVNDPGLTVSEARIDKTRIKYHHDHLAYVKQAMDVDKVNVKGYFIWSLLDNFEWSEGYTARFGIIHVNFKDRNARYPKKSALWFMNFLAKSNLSPTKTTKRALDNGGLADLENPKKKILKT